The following are encoded together in the Candidatus Schekmanbacteria bacterium RIFCSPLOWO2_02_FULL_38_14 genome:
- a CDS encoding transcriptional regulator (indirectly regulates nitrogen metabolism; at high nitrogen levels P-II prevents the phosphorylation of NR-I, the transcriptional activator of the glutamine synthetase gene (glnA); at low nitrogen levels P-II is uridylylated to form PII-UMP and interacts with an adenylyltransferase (GlnE) that activates GlnA) → MKKIEAIIKPFKLDEVKEKLGTIGVQGITVTEVKGFGRQKGHTELYRGAEYVVDFLPKVKLEIVIPDELLEKALEVIATTAHTGKIGDGKIFVLPVEEAVRIRTGERGKDAL, encoded by the coding sequence ATGAAAAAAATTGAAGCCATTATCAAGCCATTTAAACTCGATGAAGTAAAAGAGAAGCTTGGAACAATAGGGGTTCAGGGAATAACAGTCACAGAAGTAAAGGGGTTTGGCAGGCAAAAGGGACACACAGAGCTTTACCGTGGTGCAGAATATGTAGTGGATTTTCTGCCAAAGGTTAAACTCGAAATAGTCATCCCTGATGAGCTTCTGGAAAAAGCCCTTGAAGTAATAGCCACAACAGCACATACAGGTAAAATAGGAGACGGAAAGATATTTGTGCTTCCTGTTGAGGAGGCTGTAAGGATAAGGACAGGGGAAAGAGGCAAGGACGCACTATAA
- a CDS encoding 3-dehydroquinate synthase — MKIVKVNLKERSYRILIGSGILKEVNALIEPLGNIEKVMIVTNPVVFSLYSKGIEKKLRKKYKVAHSVVPDGESSKSLKWARFLYDEMLKAKMERGSLVLAVGGGVIGDLAGFVASTYMRGVPYVQIPTTLLAQVDSSIGGKVAVNHPLGKNLIGSFYQPKQVIIDSDVLETLPQKEFKNGIAEIIKMAAIRDKNLFSLLEENINSISANKELLNKAIYWSCFHKARIVEEDEKESGLRAILNYGHTIGHAIESLGKYHTLKHGEAVLIGMFLVSEIAYKAGLCSKTVMERQQNLIGSVGLPEKQLSLPVKDIMNAMERDKKVKNGKIRFVLTKEIGSAIIRDNIPEKTVGSVLENFFYKKS, encoded by the coding sequence ATGAAAATTGTAAAAGTAAACCTGAAAGAGAGAAGTTACAGAATTCTTATTGGCTCAGGAATTTTGAAAGAAGTTAATGCCCTTATTGAACCCCTTGGCAACATAGAAAAGGTCATGATAGTAACAAATCCTGTAGTATTTTCACTATACTCAAAGGGAATAGAAAAAAAACTGCGGAAAAAATATAAGGTCGCACATTCTGTTGTGCCTGATGGTGAAAGCTCCAAAAGCCTTAAATGGGCAAGGTTTCTCTATGACGAGATGTTAAAAGCGAAAATGGAAAGAGGCTCTCTTGTCCTTGCTGTTGGAGGAGGAGTTATTGGTGACCTTGCAGGTTTTGTAGCTTCAACTTATATGAGAGGTGTACCCTATGTGCAGATTCCAACCACTCTTCTTGCACAGGTTGATTCAAGCATAGGAGGAAAAGTAGCTGTAAACCACCCTCTTGGCAAAAACCTGATTGGTTCATTTTACCAGCCAAAACAGGTAATAATTGATTCAGATGTCCTTGAAACTCTTCCTCAGAAAGAATTTAAAAACGGCATTGCTGAAATAATAAAAATGGCTGCAATAAGGGATAAGAATCTGTTTTCACTCCTTGAAGAAAACATTAACTCAATATCAGCAAATAAAGAACTTTTAAACAAAGCCATATACTGGTCATGCTTCCATAAGGCAAGAATAGTTGAAGAAGATGAAAAGGAAAGTGGTCTTCGCGCAATTCTTAACTATGGCCATACAATCGGGCATGCAATTGAATCACTCGGCAAATACCATACTCTTAAGCACGGAGAAGCTGTGCTGATTGGAATGTTTCTTGTTTCAGAAATTGCCTATAAAGCAGGACTATGCAGCAAAACAGTTATGGAAAGGCAGCAGAATCTGATAGGTTCAGTAGGGCTTCCAGAAAAACAGCTATCTCTTCCTGTTAAGGATATAATGAATGCAATGGAAAGAGACAAAAAGGTCAAGAATGGAAAAATCCGTTTTGTATTGACAAAAGAAATTGGCTCTGCAATCATCCGGGACAATATTCCTGAAAAGACCGTGGGGTCTGTTCTTGAGAATTTTTTTTACAAAAAATCCTGA
- a CDS encoding tyrosine--tRNA ligase, protein MDIFEQIEIIKRGTVEIISEEELKEKLLESQRDKNPLRIKAGFDPTAPDIHLGHTVLLQKLRIFQKLGHKVLFLIGDFTARIGDPSGRNEMRKPMTEKEIRENSKTYQQQVFKILDPEKTEVVFNSSWMAKMSLSELIRIASQHTVARMLERDDFTKRFKAEKPIGIHELFYPLIQGYDSVAITADIEIGGTDQKFNLLVGRDMQRIFNQKPQVVITMPLLKGLDGLNKMSKSLGNYIGITETPKEIFGKVMSVSDELMLRYYELVSDVSQAEFENIKSGKIHPMEAKQKLSKEIVARFHSPEEAEKAEQKFLKQFRFKEVPADIPEINVKCRDGKPVWIGNLLKTINAFPSTSEARRKIKEGAVKIDGARVEDDNIEIAPGNEVLIQVGKKKFFKVYIEG, encoded by the coding sequence ATGGATATATTTGAACAGATTGAAATTATAAAAAGGGGAACTGTAGAAATAATTTCTGAAGAGGAGCTTAAGGAAAAACTCCTTGAATCACAAAGGGATAAGAACCCATTGCGGATAAAAGCAGGTTTTGACCCTACAGCGCCTGATATTCATCTGGGGCATACAGTTTTACTCCAGAAACTGAGGATATTTCAAAAACTAGGACATAAAGTCCTCTTTTTAATAGGTGACTTTACTGCAAGAATCGGGGACCCTTCAGGCAGGAATGAGATGAGAAAACCCATGACAGAAAAAGAGATTCGGGAAAACTCCAAAACCTATCAGCAACAGGTATTCAAAATCCTGGACCCTGAAAAAACAGAGGTTGTTTTTAACAGCTCATGGATGGCAAAAATGTCTCTCTCAGAACTAATCCGTATAGCCTCACAACACACAGTAGCAAGAATGCTTGAGCGGGATGACTTTACAAAAAGGTTTAAGGCAGAAAAACCAATTGGAATCCATGAGCTATTTTATCCTCTTATTCAGGGATACGATTCAGTCGCAATAACGGCTGATATAGAGATTGGAGGAACAGACCAGAAATTTAACCTTCTTGTTGGAAGAGATATGCAGAGAATCTTTAACCAGAAACCGCAGGTCGTAATCACCATGCCCCTTCTTAAAGGTCTTGACGGTCTGAACAAGATGAGCAAAAGCCTTGGGAATTATATCGGAATCACAGAAACTCCAAAGGAAATCTTTGGCAAGGTAATGTCAGTCTCTGATGAGCTGATGTTAAGATATTACGAGCTTGTCAGCGATGTTTCGCAGGCTGAGTTTGAAAATATAAAAAGCGGAAAAATCCATCCAATGGAGGCAAAGCAGAAGCTTTCAAAAGAAATTGTGGCAAGATTTCACAGCCCCGAAGAAGCAGAAAAAGCTGAGCAGAAGTTTTTAAAACAATTCAGGTTCAAAGAAGTTCCAGCAGATATACCTGAAATTAATGTTAAATGCCGGGACGGAAAGCCTGTATGGATTGGAAACCTTTTAAAAACAATCAATGCCTTTCCGTCAACTTCTGAAGCAAGGAGGAAAATAAAAGAAGGAGCGGTTAAAATCGATGGAGCAAGAGTTGAAGATGATAACATTGAGATTGCTCCTGGCAATGAGGTATTAATTCAGGTAGGGAAAAAAAAATTTTTTAAAGTCTATATAGAAGGATAA